ACGACCGCCGAAAACAAAAACGGCACCGTTGCGTTCAATGTCAATAAATCTACGTTGACAGCGGGTACTGGCGGCGTAATCAGTGCGGATACAGCAGGTGATGCATTTGCTACCGCAACTGATGTTGCCAATGCCATCAATAAAGCCGTTGCCGACAGCGAGAAAATCAGCATCGTAGCGGCAGGCGATAATACCCATGTTGCTTCTCAAGTTACTGGTAATCAGACACTTTATACCGTTCATGCCGATAAAACGACTGTGAGCGTAAAATCTGACGGTAAGTTGGCATTGAATCCGACTGAATCGACAAACAGTAACCAAACCAAAACTACCAACTACGAACTTGACCTTTCAGACGACGCCAAAGCCGAGATTCAAAAGGGTGTGGAGGCGAAAACTGCTGTCGACAGCAAGGGTGTTGCATTTGCGGGTAACAACGGAACAACCGATGCCGCCAAACTGGGTGAAACCGTCAATCTCAAAGGCGACGACCAAAACGTCGTTACTGAAGCTGGAGCAGACGGCATTAAAGTCAAATTGAAAGACGAAATCACTGTCCAAACCGTCAATACCGATAAACTCAAAGCAGGTAATAGTGTTCTGACCACAGACGGACTGAACACACCGCAAGTCACCGCAGGTAACAGCGTACTGACGACCGATGGTCTAACTATTGCCAACGGTGATAATCCCGTATTCCTGACTAAGTCCGGTTTGAATAACGGCGGTAACAAGATCACCAAAGTTGCTAAAGGTACGGAAGAAACTGACGGAGTGAACGTCAGCCAAATCAAACCGTTGGCTGAAGCATTGAACATGACCGTCGGTGCGGACGGTACGATCGGACAGCCGAGCTTTACCGTCAAACAAGCCGACGGTACGGCAGGTACTCCTGTACATACCGTTCAAGATGCTTTGAACAAAGTCAGCGACGAGTTGAATAAAGGCCTGACCATTGCCGCAGACAAAGGCAATGCGGACAAAGTCAATTTGGGCGAAACCGTTACCTACACGAGCAAAGATAAAAATATCGTAACGACTGTAGGCAGCAACGAAATCGACTTCAGCCTTGCCAATACCATCACCGTCGGCAAAAACGCGGCAGGTGGCAACCCCGTTATTATCGATGGCACGAAAGGCACAGTAAGCGGACTGACCAACAAAACCTTGGGCGGTACGGATTTCGCAACCAAAGGCCAAGCCGCGACCGAAGAGCAGATAGATGCCGCGCAAACCAATCTGGCAGATGTTTTGGGTACAGGTTCAACCAACCAAAACGGTACGGTAACGGTTACCGACATCGGCGGAACAGGCAAGACTACCGTCAGCGATGCGATTAAATCCGTCAAAGAAACTGCTGAAAAAGGCTGGAATCTGCAAGCCAACGGCGATACTGCCGAAAAAGTAGCAGCAGGCGAAACGGTAACGTTCAAAGACGGCAAAAACATCAAAGTAACCCGCGATGGGAAGAACATTACCGTAGCCACTTCAGACGACGTCGAGTTTGCTCATGTTAAAGCTAATTCAGTAGAAGCTGCCAGCGTGGTTGCCGACAGCGTCATCGCAGGCAACAGCGTCTTGACTACCGAAGGTCTGAAAATTGGTGATGACAGATCTCCGAACCAAGTGTCCCTGACTAATACCGGTCTGAATAACGGCGGCAACAAAATTACCAAAGTAGCCAAAGGTACGGAAGACGCCGACGCGGTAAATGTCAGCCAAATCAGACCGTTGGCAACAGCGTTGAACACGACCGTTGGTACGGATGGTTCTATCGCAGCACCTAACTTTACCGTCAAACAAACTGACGGTACGGCAGGCACTCCTGTGCATACTGTTCAAGAAGCATTGGACAAAGTGGGCGACGAGTTGGGTAAAGGTCTGAAGATTGCCGCTGATGCAGGGTCGACTGAAAAAGTCAACTTAGGTGACACCGTTACTTACACCGGTATCGATGGCAACATTAAGACCAAAACCCTGTCGGGAGGCAAAGTTGATTTCGGTTTGAACGACAAAGTTACGTTGGGTAAAGCCGGCAGCACCCCGATTGTACTTGACGGTACGAACGGCACGGTAAGCGGGCTGACCAACAAAACATTGGGCGGAACGGACTTTGCCACCAAAGGACAAGCTGCGACCGAAGAACAGCTGAATGCTAGCCAAGTGAACCTGAAAACCATTTTGGGCGGTAACGCAGAAAATACCAACGGCAATATCGCTATGAGCAACATTGGCGGGACTAACCAAAATACGGTTCATGACGCAATCAAGTCTGTGAAGGAGACGGTGGAAAAAGGTTGGAAGCTGCAAGCGAACGACGATACCGAAGAGAAAGTTGCTGCCGGTGAAACGGTTAACTTCAAAGACGGCAAAAACATCAAAGTGACCCGCGACGGTAAGAACATTACTGTAGCCACTTCAGACGACGTTGAGTTTACTCATGTCAAAGCTGATTCAGTAGAAGCTGCCAGTGTGGTTGCCGAAAGCGTCATCGCAGGCAACAGCGTCTTGACTACCGAAGGTTTGAAGATCGGTGCAGATGGTTCTCCGAACCAAGTGTCCCTGACTACGTCCGGTCTGAACAACGGCGGCAACAAAATCGCCAACGTAGCCAAAGGTGTGGCAGATACTGATGCGGTTAACGTCAGCCAGCTGAACCCGATTGCCAAAGCGTTGAATAGCAGCATCAACCCGACTACCGGTGCGATTGAAGCTCCTGTCTTTACTGTAACCAAAGCAGACGGTACGAAACATGAAGCCGTAGGCACGGTTCAAGACGCTTTGGATAAAGTAGGCGAAGAAGTCAGCAAAGGTCTGAACATCGTTGCGGACAATGGGTCGTCTGAAAAAGTGAACTTGGGCGACACCGTTACCTACACAAGCAAAGACAAGAACATCGTTACCACAAGCGGTACAGGCAAAGCGATCGACTTCAGCCTGGCCGAGAAAGTCACCATCGGCAAAGACGCGGCGAACGGCGGCAAACCGGTCGTGATTGACGGTAAAGAAGGTATTGTCAGCGGACTGACCAACCAAGCGTTGGGCGGTGCGGACTTCGCTACTAAAGGTCAAGCTGCAACTGAAGAACAGTTGAACGAAACTCAAGCCAACCTGGCGAAACTCCTTGGTGGTAACGCGGCCAACGACAAAGGCAACGTAGCTACTAACGACATCGGCGGTACAGGTAAAGACAATGTTCACGACGCGATTGCAGCAGTTAAAGAGACCGTAGGTAAAGGCTGGAACTTGAAAGCCAACGACGAAGCTGACAGCGACAGTGAAAACATCGCCGCAGGCGACACCGTAACCGTGAAACAAGGTAAGAACATCCGAGTGAAACGCAGCGGTAAAGAGCTGACGGTTGAGACTTCAGACGACGTTGAGTTTGCTCATGTCAAAGCTGATTCCGTAGAAGCTACCAGCGTAGTTGCCGAAAGTGTTATCGCAGGCAACAGCGTCTTGACTACCGAAGGTCTGAAGATCGGTACGGACGGTTCGCCAAGCCAAGTGTCTCTGACTAATGCCGGTCTGAACAACGGCGGCAACAAGATTGCCAACGTAGCCAAAGGTACGGCAGCCACCGACGCCGTCAACGTCGCCCAGTTGAACGAACAACTCGCCGCCACTGAAAAAACCACCACCGTCGTCGCCGGTAAGAACGTTACCGTCAGCGAAAAAGTGGACGGCAACAACACCGAGTACACGGTTAACGCCGACAAGACCACCCTCAGCCAAGCGGCGGGCGGTGCGGTTAAAGTCAGCGAAGGTGCGAAAGACGCCGACGGTGTTACCGATTACGCCCTCGACCTGACCGACGAAGCCAAAGCCGACATTGCCAAAGGCGTCGCGGCGAAAGACGCGGTGGACAACAAAGGTCTGACCTTTGCCGCCGACAACGGCACGACCGGTGCGAAGAAACTGGGTGACAGCCTGAGCGTCAAAGGCGACGGCAACATCCTGACCCGCGCCGACGAAAACGGCATCGGCTTCTCGCTGGCCGACAAGATTACCGTCGGCAAAGCAGGCAACGGCAACAAACCGCTCGTGATCGACGGTACCGCCGGTCTGATTTCCGGTCTGAGCAACACCACCCTGGGCGGTGCGGACTTTGCCACTAAAGGCCAAGCCGCAAGCGAAGAGCAGTTGAACGCAGCCCAAGCCAACCTGGCGAACCTGCTCGGTGGTAACGCGGCCAACAACAAAGGCAACGTGACCACTACCGACATCGGCGGCACCGGCAAAGACAACGTCCACGACGCCATTGCCGCGGTGAAAGAAACTGCCGACAAAGGTTGGAACCTGAACGCCAACGACGAAACCTCGTCTGAAAAAATCGGCGCAGGCGACACCGTAACCTTCAAAGAAGGCAAAAACGTCAAAGTCAGCCGCAACGGTAAACACATCACCGTAGCGACTTCAGACGACGTCTCCTTCGACAAAGTGACCGTAGGCGGCAGCGTCCTGACCGACAACGGACTGACTGTGGGCAACGGCAAGGCAGGCAAGCCCGTCAGCCTGACCAAAGACGGTCTGAACAACGGTGGTAACAAAGTGACCGACATCGCCGCAGGCGAAGCCGACACCGACGCAGTGAACGTTGCACAGCTCAAAGCAGCCGCAGCGAAAGCGACATCCAAAGTGGACAGCGGCAACGACAACATCGTCGTCACACCTGAGCAAAATGCCGACGGCAGCACCACTTACAAAGTGGCGACCGCACCTAACCTCAAAGCCGACAGCTTCACCGCAGGCGATACCGTTATGAATAACAACGGCGTCAAAGTCGGCGACAAAGTGGCATTGGGCAAAGACGGTCTGAAAGCAGGCGATGTGAACATCACCGCTGACGGCATCAACGCAGGCAACAAAGCCATCAGCAACGTTGCCGCCGGTGTGAAAGACACCGATGCCGCCAACGTCGGACAGCTGAACCGTCTGACTGCCGCCGCCAAGACCGAAGTCGAAGCCGGTACCAACATTGCCAGCGTTACCGGCAAACAAGGTGCGAACGGTCAAACCGTTTACACCGTGAACGCAGACGGCGCGAGCGTTTCCGCAGGTTCCGACAACATCGTCGTGACCAAAGGCAACAAAGACGCCAATAACGTAACCGACTACGCCGTTGACCTGTCTAAAGCCGTCAAAGCCGACATCGCCAAAGGCGTAGCGGCGAAAGACGCGGTAGACAACAAAGGCATCAGCTTCGCAGGCGACAGCGGTACGACCGTTGCCAACAAATTGGGCGATACCGTGGCGGTTAAAGGCGATGCCAACATCACCACTACCGCAGGCGCGAACGGCATTCAGGTCGGCCTCAACAAAGACCTGAAAGTAGACAGCGTCAAAGCAGGCAATACGGTTGTGAACAACAACGGCGTCAACGTCGGCGACAAAGTGGCGCTGGGCAAAGACGGTCTGAAAGCAGGCGATGTCAACATCACTGCCGACGGCATCAACGCAGGCGGTAAGAAAGTGACCGGCGTCGCCGCAGGCACCGTCGCCGCAGGCAGCACCGATGCCGTCAACGGCGGACAACTGCACCAGGTTTACGAACTGATCGGCAGCAACGGCGGCAACGTCAACACTGCACCGCCGTCAGTCGAAGCAGACGGCAAAGCAGGCTTGGGTAACATCAAAAACATTACCCTGGTGGACAACAGCAACAACCCGAACGTGACCAACGTCACGAACGAGACCAAGATTGCCCAGTCCAACGGTTACAGCCTCGTGACCTACAACGTCGAAGACCAAGGCATGTACGTGACCAACAACGTCATCGAAGCCGTAGGCCGTATGAACGAACAAGGTATCAAGTTCTTCCATACCAACGACGGCGAAGTGAACCCCGACGTACAGGCACGCAACAGCGAAGACTCCAGCGCGAGCGGCGCATACGCCACGGCAGTCGGCTTCCAAGCCGCCTCCAAAGGCACCAACGCCATCGCCATCGGTAAAGGCGCCAAAGCCAACGCCGAGAACACCATCGCCATCGGTACCGGCAACATCGTCAGCGGCAAAAACTCCGGCGCCATCGGTGACCCGACCGTAGTAAGCGGCAACAGCTCTTACTCCATCGGTAACAACAACAACGTATCCGCCGACAACGCCTACGCATTGGGCAGCAACATCAAAGCCACGGTCAACGATTCCGTCTACCTCGGCGACCGCGCCCAAACCCAAGGCATCCATACGGCTGATGCGGCCAAAGGCGAAGCCTATACCTACGGCGGCCTGAACGACAAAGCCGTGGCAGGCAAAGCAGGTTCGGCTGCTGCCGCGAACAAAGTCGCCGGTGTCGTCACCGTCGGCAACGGTACGGACGAGACCCGTCAGGTACAAGGTGTGGCGGCAGGCGTGGTATCGGCGGATTCGACCGATGCGATCAACGGCAGCCAGTTGTATTACACCAATCAGGCGATTGCTAACGTAGCGACACAAGCGACAGCAGCGAAAACCGAAGTTACCGCAGGTAAGAACGTCGTCGTTAACCAAACGACCGGCAACAGCGGACAGACCGTGTACAACGTTGCTACTGCCGATAAACTCGACGTAACCAGCGTAACCGCAGGCGGTGTAACCGTTAACGCGCAAGGTGTCAGCATCGCTGCACCAACCGCCCATAACCCGGCGAATACCGTCAGCCTCAGCCCGATCGGTCTGAACAACGGCGGACAACGCATCACCAACGTCGCTCCGGCGAAAGAAGGTACCGATGCGGTCAACCTGAACCAGCTCGCCGGCGTGGGTAACGCCCTGCAAAACAACATCGAACGCGTCGGCAAAAAAGCCTATGCAGGCGTGGCAGGTGCGATTGCACAAGGCTCGATTCCGCAAGTAACCCGTCCGGGTGCGACCGGTATCGGCGTGGGCAGCGGCTACTACGGCGGCCAATCCGCCATGGCAATCGGCGTGTCTGCGATGAGCGACGGCGGTAACTGGGTTGTTAAAGGCAACTTCTCTGCCAACACAGACGGTCACGTCGGTGTCGGGGCAGGTGCGTTGTACCAGTGGTAAGCTAACGGCTCTTAGCTGAAGTAAAGCAAAGGTCGTCTGAAATCCAAAACAGGGTTTCAGACGACCTTTTTATATGAACGAAGGGAGGGTGAAGAAATCAATTGCGAATAGAGCGGATTCGTATATTGTCGATATAAGACGGCGGGTATCAAGCAAAACTAAAAACTATAGTGGATTAAATTTAAATCAGGACAAGGCGACGAAGCCGCAGACAGTACAGATAGTACGGAACCGATTCACTTGGTGCTTCAGCCCCTTAGAGAATCGTTCTCTTTGAGCTAAGGCGAGGCAACGCCGTACTGGTTTAAAGTTAATCCACTATATTTGCTTGACTGTTTTCTCTATTCTTGATTTGCATTGTTGTAAAAAAGGTCGTCTGAAACCGGATACATTGGTTTTCAGACGACCTTTAAATTTGGTGGCATATTTAAGCAGATTGTTCTTTTTTATCTCCGTTCCAAGGCGCAACTTTAAATAGCAGCAACATCCCAGGAATCCCCAATATAAAACACAGCCAGAAGAAATTGACATAGCCCATCTTTTCAATCAGAAAACCTGCTGACGCGTTCATAAACGTGCGCGGTACGGCGGATAGGCTGGACAGCAGTGCAAACTGTGTGGCGGTAAATGCGGTATTGGTTTGTTGCGCCATATATGACACAAATGCCACTGTACCCAAGCCCACACCCACTGCCTCGGCAGCAATGACGACTGCCAGCATGGTTCGTTCTGATGCGCCCACATGCTCGAAATGTCCGAAACTTGCCAGCCACGCAAAACCTAAAATCGTAACCCATTGCACCAAACCAAACAGCCACAATGCACGGTTAACGCCTAATTTGTTTACCCAAATGCCGCCGATAATCCCGAAAATCACCGCCGGCCACAGTCCCGCGTTTTTCGCAATCAGTCCCATGTCAGTTGGTGAGAAGCCCATATCGATATAAAACGGGTTTGCCAGCGCAGTTGCCATGCTGTCGCCCAGTTTATATAGCACGATAAAAGCCAAAATAATCAACGCCTGTTTAACGCTTTGACGGGTAAAGAAATCACGGAAAGGCTCGATAACGGTATCTTTCAAGCCTTTTGCACCGACGGGTTGTTGTGCCGGTTCTCGCGCGACAAATAAAGTAGCCAATAAACCCGGAATCATGAATAGAGCGGTAATGACGAATACAGATGACCAAGGCATCCTATCGGCTAAAATCAGACTTAATGAAGCTGGAATCAGCGAGGAAATACGATAGGCATTCACATACAGCGAGTTACCTAAAACCAACTCTTCATCGGACAACACTTCGCGACGGAAAGCATCAATCACAATATCCTGACTGGCAGAAAAAAATGCTACTACCAAAGACAGCCCCAAAATAATCGACAAATGTTCTTGCGGGCGGACAAACGCATAGGCAGCCAAAAGCAGCAAAAGCGCGATCTGCATCACCAACATCCAACCGCGTCGCAAACCTAAAAACGGCAGGCGTACAGAGTCCAGAAGCGGAGACCAGATAAATTTCCAAGTGTAGGGAAAACCAATCAGAGCAAACAGCCCGATGGTTTTCAAATTAACCTCGTTGAGGCGCAGCCACGCAGGAATCAGGCTGTATAGGAAATAAAGCGGCAGCCCCGATGTGAAGCCCGTAAAAATACAAATCAGCATATTGCGCGAAAAAATCCGCTGCATAGTGCTTGGTTGGGAATCAGTCATAATGGATGAGCAGTACAAAAAGAAAGGCACATTGTAACAAATCCTGCGTAGCAGGGCGGGATTGCCTACTGTAAGGGTTTAAAAACAAATGAGAGGGCGTGAATTGCCGCAATATGTGTCAAAGAGCTGCTTGGTATCTGGATGGGGTCGTCTGAAAATTTAGATTCCGTCAGTAAGAGACAAGCAGCAATATAGTGCTGACTATTCATTTATTTATTCAATTGCCGATTGTTTCCGCTATCGTTGCCAGAGTTGCATAGAAAAGTTAATATCCGTTAAATTATGGCAATCGCTGTCATACATAACAACCTACAAAGGAGCAAACTATGAACTTTCTGACTGCCGTCAGCCGGCAAATGACCCGATTCACCGCCCTGATTATCGTCCTTGCCTCTATCGTCGCCTTTATCGAACCCGCTACCTTTTCATGGGTGAAAGGCGACACGCAAGTCGTCGTACTCGGCATCATTATGCTCGGCATGGGCATGACTCTAGGCAAAGAAGACTATCAAATTTTGGCTAAACGCCCGCTCGATATTTTCATCGGCGCAGTTGCCCAATACACCATTATGCCGCTGCTCGCCATCGGTATCGCCAAAGCCTTCAACCTTTCGCCCGGATTGACGCTGGGTCTGGTTTTGGTCGGTACTTGCCCGGGCGGGGTTTCGTCCAACATCATGAGTTTCCTTGCCAAAGGCGATGTTGCCTTCTCAGTCGGCATGACCACCGTCTCCACCGTCCTCGCCCCCGTTATGACGCCGCTGTGGATGACTTACCTCGTGGGACAAACCGTCGAAATGGACGGCTGGGGCATGTTCAAGTTTATGTTGCTCGTTACCCTGTTGCCCGTCGTTATCGGTTCTGCCGCCAATATGTTGCTGCACAAAAAACACTGGTTTGAAGATGTCCGCGCCATTATGCCCGCCGTTGCCGTTGCCGCCTTTGCCTGCATTGTCGGCGGTGTTGCCGCCGTCCACGGCCACCGCTTTGCCGAATCTGCCTTAGTTATGGTGCTCGCCATTGCCGCACACAATATCGGCGGCTACATCCTCGGCTATTACAGCGGCGCACTGACCGGTATGAATACCGCCAAAAAACGTACCATCGCTATCGAAGTCGGCGTACAAAACGCCGGTCTTGCCACGGGTCTGAGCGCCAAATTCTTCCCGGGTAACGCCGAATCCGCCGTCGCTACCGCCGT
The DNA window shown above is from Neisseria sicca and carries:
- a CDS encoding bile acid:sodium symporter family protein, whose translation is MNFLTAVSRQMTRFTALIIVLASIVAFIEPATFSWVKGDTQVVVLGIIMLGMGMTLGKEDYQILAKRPLDIFIGAVAQYTIMPLLAIGIAKAFNLSPGLTLGLVLVGTCPGGVSSNIMSFLAKGDVAFSVGMTTVSTVLAPVMTPLWMTYLVGQTVEMDGWGMFKFMLLVTLLPVVIGSAANMLLHKKHWFEDVRAIMPAVAVAAFACIVGGVAAVHGHRFAESALVMVLAIAAHNIGGYILGYYSGALTGMNTAKKRTIAIEVGVQNAGLATGLSAKFFPGNAESAVATAVACVWHSVSGTVLGNLFAWWDKRKQ
- a CDS encoding AmpG family muropeptide MFS transporter; translated protein: MQRIFSRNMLICIFTGFTSGLPLYFLYSLIPAWLRLNEVNLKTIGLFALIGFPYTWKFIWSPLLDSVRLPFLGLRRGWMLVMQIALLLLLAAYAFVRPQEHLSIILGLSLVVAFFSASQDIVIDAFRREVLSDEELVLGNSLYVNAYRISSLIPASLSLILADRMPWSSVFVITALFMIPGLLATLFVAREPAQQPVGAKGLKDTVIEPFRDFFTRQSVKQALIILAFIVLYKLGDSMATALANPFYIDMGFSPTDMGLIAKNAGLWPAVIFGIIGGIWVNKLGVNRALWLFGLVQWVTILGFAWLASFGHFEHVGASERTMLAVVIAAEAVGVGLGTVAFVSYMAQQTNTAFTATQFALLSSLSAVPRTFMNASAGFLIEKMGYVNFFWLCFILGIPGMLLLFKVAPWNGDKKEQSA
- a CDS encoding YadA-like family protein produces the protein MNKIFKVVWNRTIGSFVVTSELAKGRVKSSSEGAEGDVRASEEGRLKTLFRLTALSAALLGFSEGAWAVIPEGSLTGGVLSIGTGSTSANGAGAMSIGHNAQAKINGALAIAPNSTHTTISNGNNAIAIGVNLRADGTKAIGIGADTTVNGIGAIAIGNNDSSRMANQGVNGNGAIGVGSNLTARGNNAIAVGTESQATANHAIAIGTGTRATGEDSIAIGRSEGIKWTRADNKQSVAIGWTAQATGATQAVAIGPDAVASGTQSTSIGNNTRATGDSSIAIGGDDWNIVRDKLVTTSGHNNRKVSDIYKSLTGKEMVFDTNPTFKGTTSNHAAVAVGVKAYADGVLSTAFGSGTTATGLGAAAFGAGATASQDKSVAIGAGSHTNTDATAVTNATINGISYSGFAGATHITSGSQVSFGSVDYERQLKHVAPGEITATSTDAINGSQLYAIAKDMQAAQTHYYSVNRLGTPVANYNNDGATGENAIAAGPEARAAASNAVVIGSKATVEAAAGSDSTINGDTTGEGSVAVGSLSKANGKNATAIGQKANAYGQNSFAGGQDTESSGKSSVAIGDGSRATDNSTTAVGPYTKAEQAGASAFGFSAYAKKTGSVAVGRQAQALNLNAVSVGNESKAKGEDTVAIGNGADAVQNRAMAIGKGAFANDADTIAFGAGTKADKRYAIAIGSGNNAWKTDSIALGRAANADGAASLALGLSSHTREANAIALGNNANADDTNSIAIGTNSKAAQAAAVAIGNNATALKFSAVVIGEDARSNNSRSVVIGYNASATNTEIPGSGQPDYNQTVAIGAYANAWGDQSTAIGNNVDAKGNSSIAIGADDWDTVAVKTVDGTGGKTVKQVYQDYTGDVMVTGSYTHTTSSEAAVAIGTKSQAIGQLSTAFGTGTIAEGVASAAFGMGAKATKGNSVAIGAGSTTTTNAIEVNEAKVNDLKYSGFAGGNHITSGDQVSFGSSGYERQLKNVAPGEISNTSTDAINGSQLYAVQNVLGNTAKTVKNVLGSNAQLAEDGSITMNNIGGTGENTVDRAIASLKTSAFKSFQLDTAVATGTNGRAENHSSQEITSGSTLRLEAGKNIHLHQSGTTVSINTVDNPEFTGVVTAKGGLNMSGNRITNLGQGTDTNDAVNVGQLQDAMNNLRVNTLTTVSNDAPFSYIDKDGKLLTRNVKEVGGQKVVSFTYVDGGAEYNGDVTIAALNAKDPQTSVPTIVGNVKSGIKDNDAVNVSQLKKIAEALGTQVGTDGSVSMPTYAVVSDSPATSSVVNYNTVGDALSALNRAVNSSLNFTGDVGNQFNRKLGSTVAVKGGQTDRNKLSDNNIGVVSDDQNHTLNVKLAKELTGLTSAAFSDGVTAGGTTVNGSGVTIGSGSNPVKLTAGGLSNGGHKITNIADGEADNDAASYKQVKAAKTEVQGGTNVASVTKIDNPTDGHTVYTINAKGAAVALDSSVDGLKLTSSENPTTNVTTYNLDLSDKTKESLKKADSALQNIGVQVNGAAAKTLNQADSILNFVDGTGTTAENKNGTVAFNVNKSTLTAGTGGVISADTAGDAFATATDVANAINKAVADSEKISIVAAGDNTHVASQVTGNQTLYTVHADKTTVSVKSDGKLALNPTESTNSNQTKTTNYELDLSDDAKAEIQKGVEAKTAVDSKGVAFAGNNGTTDAAKLGETVNLKGDDQNVVTEAGADGIKVKLKDEITVQTVNTDKLKAGNSVLTTDGLNTPQVTAGNSVLTTDGLTIANGDNPVFLTKSGLNNGGNKITKVAKGTEETDGVNVSQIKPLAEALNMTVGADGTIGQPSFTVKQADGTAGTPVHTVQDALNKVSDELNKGLTIAADKGNADKVNLGETVTYTSKDKNIVTTVGSNEIDFSLANTITVGKNAAGGNPVIIDGTKGTVSGLTNKTLGGTDFATKGQAATEEQIDAAQTNLADVLGTGSTNQNGTVTVTDIGGTGKTTVSDAIKSVKETAEKGWNLQANGDTAEKVAAGETVTFKDGKNIKVTRDGKNITVATSDDVEFAHVKANSVEAASVVADSVIAGNSVLTTEGLKIGDDRSPNQVSLTNTGLNNGGNKITKVAKGTEDADAVNVSQIRPLATALNTTVGTDGSIAAPNFTVKQTDGTAGTPVHTVQEALDKVGDELGKGLKIAADAGSTEKVNLGDTVTYTGIDGNIKTKTLSGGKVDFGLNDKVTLGKAGSTPIVLDGTNGTVSGLTNKTLGGTDFATKGQAATEEQLNASQVNLKTILGGNAENTNGNIAMSNIGGTNQNTVHDAIKSVKETVEKGWKLQANDDTEEKVAAGETVNFKDGKNIKVTRDGKNITVATSDDVEFTHVKADSVEAASVVAESVIAGNSVLTTEGLKIGADGSPNQVSLTTSGLNNGGNKIANVAKGVADTDAVNVSQLNPIAKALNSSINPTTGAIEAPVFTVTKADGTKHEAVGTVQDALDKVGEEVSKGLNIVADNGSSEKVNLGDTVTYTSKDKNIVTTSGTGKAIDFSLAEKVTIGKDAANGGKPVVIDGKEGIVSGLTNQALGGADFATKGQAATEEQLNETQANLAKLLGGNAANDKGNVATNDIGGTGKDNVHDAIAAVKETVGKGWNLKANDEADSDSENIAAGDTVTVKQGKNIRVKRSGKELTVETSDDVEFAHVKADSVEATSVVAESVIAGNSVLTTEGLKIGTDGSPSQVSLTNAGLNNGGNKIANVAKGTAATDAVNVAQLNEQLAATEKTTTVVAGKNVTVSEKVDGNNTEYTVNADKTTLSQAAGGAVKVSEGAKDADGVTDYALDLTDEAKADIAKGVAAKDAVDNKGLTFAADNGTTGAKKLGDSLSVKGDGNILTRADENGIGFSLADKITVGKAGNGNKPLVIDGTAGLISGLSNTTLGGADFATKGQAASEEQLNAAQANLANLLGGNAANNKGNVTTTDIGGTGKDNVHDAIAAVKETADKGWNLNANDETSSEKIGAGDTVTFKEGKNVKVSRNGKHITVATSDDVSFDKVTVGGSVLTDNGLTVGNGKAGKPVSLTKDGLNNGGNKVTDIAAGEADTDAVNVAQLKAAAAKATSKVDSGNDNIVVTPEQNADGSTTYKVATAPNLKADSFTAGDTVMNNNGVKVGDKVALGKDGLKAGDVNITADGINAGNKAISNVAAGVKDTDAANVGQLNRLTAAAKTEVEAGTNIASVTGKQGANGQTVYTVNADGASVSAGSDNIVVTKGNKDANNVTDYAVDLSKAVKADIAKGVAAKDAVDNKGISFAGDSGTTVANKLGDTVAVKGDANITTTAGANGIQVGLNKDLKVDSVKAGNTVVNNNGVNVGDKVALGKDGLKAGDVNITADGINAGGKKVTGVAAGTVAAGSTDAVNGGQLHQVYELIGSNGGNVNTAPPSVEADGKAGLGNIKNITLVDNSNNPNVTNVTNETKIAQSNGYSLVTYNVEDQGMYVTNNVIEAVGRMNEQGIKFFHTNDGEVNPDVQARNSEDSSASGAYATAVGFQAASKGTNAIAIGKGAKANAENTIAIGTGNIVSGKNSGAIGDPTVVSGNSSYSIGNNNNVSADNAYALGSNIKATVNDSVYLGDRAQTQGIHTADAAKGEAYTYGGLNDKAVAGKAGSAAAANKVAGVVTVGNGTDETRQVQGVAAGVVSADSTDAINGSQLYYTNQAIANVATQATAAKTEVTAGKNVVVNQTTGNSGQTVYNVATADKLDVTSVTAGGVTVNAQGVSIAAPTAHNPANTVSLSPIGLNNGGQRITNVAPAKEGTDAVNLNQLAGVGNALQNNIERVGKKAYAGVAGAIAQGSIPQVTRPGATGIGVGSGYYGGQSAMAIGVSAMSDGGNWVVKGNFSANTDGHVGVGAGALYQW